GTGAAGAGAATCTAAAAGATTTGCTCGATAAAGTTACACTCATAAAAAAAGGTACTTGGGACAAAGACGAAACTCTTTATGTAGATACTTTAGGCACCTCTGGAAGTTCAGCACTCCGCAAAGGAAATGAAAAAGTTTATCTCACTACAATAGATTCTGTAGTAAATGATGAGCGCGTTACATTCATAAAAATGGACGTTGAGGGCGCAGAGTTGAAATCCTTAATCGGCGCAAAGAATACTATAATCAAGAATAAGCCCAGACTCGCA
The Synergistaceae bacterium genome window above contains:
- a CDS encoding FkbM family methyltransferase; translated protein: DAGCYDGTTAKQFLQWGGGKVKKIYSFEFDPVNAAKCEENLKDLLDKVTLIKKGTWDKDETLYVDTLGTSGSSALRKGNEKVYLTTIDSVVNDERVTFIKMDVEGAELKSLIGAKNTIIKNKPRLAICVYHKPEDIYEIPEYILSLVPEYRFYLRHYSSIRWETVLYASCD